One Lepus europaeus isolate LE1 chromosome 7, mLepTim1.pri, whole genome shotgun sequence DNA segment encodes these proteins:
- the NAA40 gene encoding N-alpha-acetyltransferase 40 isoform X1: MGRKSSKAKEKKQKRLEERAAMDAVCAKVDAANRLGDPLEAFPVFKKYDRNGLNVSIECKRVSGLEPATVDWAFDLTKTNMQTMYEHSEWGWKDREKREEMTDDRAWYLIAWENSSVPVAFSHFRFDVECGDEVLYCYEVQLESKVRRKGLGKFLIQILQLMANSTQMKKVMLTVFKHNHGAYQFFRDALQFEIDDSSPSMSGCCGEDCSYEILSRRTKFGDSQHSHTGGHCGGCCH; the protein is encoded by the exons atGGGG AGAAAGTCGAGCAAAGCGAAGGAGAAGAAGCAGAAGCGGTTGGAGGAGCGAGCGGCCATGGACGCCGTCTGTGCCAAGGTGGACGCCGCCAACAGG CTTGGCGACCCTCTGGAAGCCTTCCCAGTGTTCAAGAAATATGACCGAAACGG CTTGAACGTCTCCATTGAGTGCAAGCGAGTGTCTGGACTGGAACCAGCCACCGTGGATTGGGCCTTCGACCTGACCAAAACCAACATGCAGACCAT GTATGAGCACAGCGAGTGGGGCTGGAAGGACCGGGAGAAACGGGAGGAGATGACAGATGACCGAGCCTGGTACCTCATCGCTTGGGAAAACAGTTCTGTCCCCGTGGCCTTTTCTCACTTCCGGTTTGACGTGGAGTGTGGGGATGAAGTCCTGTACTG ctACGAAGTGCAGTTGGAAAGCAAGGTCCGGCGGAAGGGCCTGGGCAAGTTCCTCATTCAGATCCTGCAGCTCATGGCCAACAG CACGCAGATGAAGAAGGTGATGTTGACGGTATTTAAACACAACCATGGCGCCTACCAGTTCTTCAGGGATGCTCTACA GTTTGAGATCGATGACTCCTCCCCCAGCATGTCCGGTTGCTGTGGGGAGGACTGCTCCTACGAGATCCTGAGCCGGAGGACCAAGTTTGGGGACAGCCAGCACTCCCACacgggtgggcactgtggtggcTGCTGCCATTGA
- the NAA40 gene encoding N-alpha-acetyltransferase 40 isoform X2, producing the protein MDAVCAKVDAANRLGDPLEAFPVFKKYDRNGLNVSIECKRVSGLEPATVDWAFDLTKTNMQTMYEHSEWGWKDREKREEMTDDRAWYLIAWENSSVPVAFSHFRFDVECGDEVLYCYEVQLESKVRRKGLGKFLIQILQLMANSTQMKKVMLTVFKHNHGAYQFFRDALQFEIDDSSPSMSGCCGEDCSYEILSRRTKFGDSQHSHTGGHCGGCCH; encoded by the exons ATGGACGCCGTCTGTGCCAAGGTGGACGCCGCCAACAGG CTTGGCGACCCTCTGGAAGCCTTCCCAGTGTTCAAGAAATATGACCGAAACGG CTTGAACGTCTCCATTGAGTGCAAGCGAGTGTCTGGACTGGAACCAGCCACCGTGGATTGGGCCTTCGACCTGACCAAAACCAACATGCAGACCAT GTATGAGCACAGCGAGTGGGGCTGGAAGGACCGGGAGAAACGGGAGGAGATGACAGATGACCGAGCCTGGTACCTCATCGCTTGGGAAAACAGTTCTGTCCCCGTGGCCTTTTCTCACTTCCGGTTTGACGTGGAGTGTGGGGATGAAGTCCTGTACTG ctACGAAGTGCAGTTGGAAAGCAAGGTCCGGCGGAAGGGCCTGGGCAAGTTCCTCATTCAGATCCTGCAGCTCATGGCCAACAG CACGCAGATGAAGAAGGTGATGTTGACGGTATTTAAACACAACCATGGCGCCTACCAGTTCTTCAGGGATGCTCTACA GTTTGAGATCGATGACTCCTCCCCCAGCATGTCCGGTTGCTGTGGGGAGGACTGCTCCTACGAGATCCTGAGCCGGAGGACCAAGTTTGGGGACAGCCAGCACTCCCACacgggtgggcactgtggtggcTGCTGCCATTGA